The Prinia subflava isolate CZ2003 ecotype Zambia chromosome 13, Cam_Psub_1.2, whole genome shotgun sequence genome contains a region encoding:
- the CDH8 gene encoding cadherin-8 isoform X2, with protein sequence MNEPATRGPSDNTLSILAKHSGFSRQKQEVYLLPIVISDSGTPPMSSTGTLTIRVCGCSSDGTVQSCNVEAYVLPIGLSMGALIAILACIILLLVIVVLFVTLRRHKNEPLIIKDDEDVRENIIRYDDEGGGEEDTEAFDIATLQNPDGINGFLPRKDIKPDLQFMPRQGLAPVPNGVDVDEFINVRLHEADNDPTAPPYDSIQIYGYEGKGSAAGSLSSLESSTSDSDQNFDYLSEWGPRFKRLGELYSVGESDKET encoded by the exons ACAACACCCTGAGCATCCTGGCCAAGCACAGCGGGTTCAGCCGGCAGAAGCAGGAGGTGTACCTGCTGCCCATCGTCATCAGCGACAGCGGCACGCCGCCCATGAGCAGCACGGGCACGCTGACCATCCGCGTCtgcggctgcagcagcgacgGCACCGTGCAGTCCTGCAACGTGGAGGCCTACGTGCTGCCCATCGGGCTCAGCATGGGCGCCCTCATCGCCATCCTGGCCTGCATCATCCTGCTGCTCG TCATTGTGGTGCTGTTTGTGACACTAAGAAGACATAAGAATGAGCCTCTTATCATCAAGGATGATGAAGATGTGAGGGAAAATATCATTCGCTACGATGACGAAGGAGGTGGAGAGGAAGATACAGAAGCGTTTGACATTGCAACTTTGCAAAATCCGGATGGAATTAATGGGTTTTTGCCTCGTAAGGATATTAAGCCTGATCTTCAGTTTATGCCCAGGCAGGGTCTTGCACCTGTTCCTAATGGTGTTGATGTTGATGAATTTATTAATGTGAGGCTTCATGAAGCTGATAATGATCCCACAGCTCCGCCATATGACTCTATCCAGATTTATGGCTATGAAGGAAAGGGGTCAGCGGCTGGTTCCCTCAGCTCCTTGGAGTCCTCCACATCAGACTCAGACCAGAATTTTGACTACCTCAGTGAATGGGGTCCTCGCTTTAAAAGACTCGGAGAACTTTACTCAGTCGGAGAAAGTGACAAAGAAACTTGA